The genomic DNA CTTTACCATTGTCTGTCTTCTCATGCAAAATTTTTTGACTGACAATTTTCGATTCGACGCCCTGTTTCGCATAAATGTCGCGTAAAGCTCTGTCGATTCCGTCTTGTTTCGCTTGCTCCGCCGAAAGCTTCAATTGGATTTCCGTCGTCTCCAGCAGCTTCTCGCTCATCCAGCCGACCGGCAGCTTCCAGCTTCTCCAGGTCAGCGGATCAAGCTCGCTCAAGGTTTGGAACTCGGCAAAGCCCGGCCTGCCGTATCCGGTGATCTGGACAGCGGTCTTGCCGAAGAACAGATAGCCTCGCTCCTTTTTTTCCCCCGTATAGACATTCTGCTTTCGCACTAGCGGGACCTCGATGTTATATTCATGCCAGACGATCCCCTTGATCTCTCCCTTGGCTACGACAAATTCATTCCCCTGTATGCCGGCAATTAGCACCTGTCCTTTTCTGACCCGGTCATGCTTCTTCACCTGGGGTTGTCCCCGTTCAGAATAAATCTGCGTGATCACGGCATCGGAGCTGCTGACGAGATGGCTGGGGCTTCGAAGCTCCTGTTCCTTGGGGCGCGTAGCTTCGACGACCTGGATTGTGATGCGCGTCCCGCTGCGGGATACGCCTACCCAGGAAGATCCGGCCAATTTCCGGGTAAGCTCTGCGGATAACTTGTCCTGTTTTTGCAGGCGCAATATCCATTGAAAAGGATAGATCCCTTCTTCGCGTGCAGCACGCAGCACGTCTTCGGTTGATATGTTCTCATTGCCCTGCACTTCAATATCCCACACAAGTGACGAGAGGGTAAATATAATCGCGATGAACAGGGCAAACCCCGCAACGAAAATTTTGCGGCGCCACAGCCTGGCGAGCAGAAAGGGCACGCCGCTGCGCCGCTTTACGGACATCCTGCAGCCTGTCCGCTTCAGCAGCGGACGGAGGGAGAAATAATCACTTAGCTGAACATTCATCTCCATCCTCCGCTCTGGTAAGGAGCGCACATCCCATATCTCTATGCCTTCCTTGGCCAATTCATTAATGAGCCTCTCGAGATTCCCGCCGCGCACAACGATCCTCACACTGCCGCGCAACCGGGATAAGACAGATGATTTCACGCGATTCACTCCTCCACTCCATGATATTTAATGCCGGAAATCCGGCCCTCAATAATAACTTCCTCAGGCATGATTGCCTTGATCACAAGCTCCGCTCCCTCGACCCTCAGCACCCCTTGCTTCAATTCGAGATGAAGCTCCTCTGGCGAGAAATGAACCACCCCTTTGTGATTCTCCACCAGCAGCTGCTTGTTGCCGATCATGGTGAGCCTCGGTAAATCGAATACGAGATCCCCCGGCAAGTCGAGCGCTTCGACCGCCCATTTGCGGATTTTCCGTGATAGCTGGCTCATTATGAGGCAACCCTCCTTCCTCTACCCTACAAAATATGCGCCAGAAGCAGAATTTATGAGACCCAGGGCAAAAAGGAGGGCAAGGGGAGATTGGAGCGAATCTTGATATTTTTTCCAAGGTGAATTAATCGGATTGTGGATGCGGCCGTCAGGTGTGAGTACAGCGAGGTGTGTGGGATGTGTGGGATGATGCGTGAAGTGTAATTTGTGGTCGACCCGTCGAGCTACAGACCCATCCCACCGCTATTATGCAGCAAATTACTGCTCTCTTAGAGTGGAACGGTGCGAAAAAGAATTGTAAGGTGATGTGCGTGATGTGCGTGATGTGCGTGATGTGCGTGATGTGCGTGATGTGAGCGATATGGTTGGCGAAGGCCCGAATGCCAGAAAATCCTGCACTTTCCTCACGGTCCCTTAATTGAACTGGAGTCTTTCTCTCCAATAAATTAAACTACGGATTTATGACTGTCCTAGATGGCAAGGATCAGGTAACTGATAAGACTACTAGATGTATTTCATGCAGTTAGTTCATCGGTTTTGGCCGTGTTAGAGGGAACTAACTGCAAAACCTACATTTAGTTTCAAGCTATTTCGGCGAATTCGCTCTATTCAAGCAAACTAACTGCATGTTTTGCATTTAGCGTATAGTTTTTTTGATAAAAGAGCTTAACTAGTTGTATAAAATACATTTAGTTTTAAGTGATTAATGGATGGTTGCTTGAGCTTGGATACAAGTTACTTGCCCCAGTGAACTTTGGAGAAACCATAACCTCATCTTAGGGAAAAGCAAGTCCTATCGTTTGTGCAATGAGCTTGGCATCCTCCAGAAACAACGTAAAAAAATAAACATTAATGACCGCTTCCTCCAAGAAACCGGATCGTGACAGGTCCTAACCAAACATGACAATTGCATCATTCGCCTCTAGGCCTCTATTTTTAGCCTCTAAAATATAATGCCCTTGATTTAATGCC from Paenibacillus woosongensis includes the following:
- the yqfD gene encoding sporulation protein YqfD; translation: MKSSVLSRLRGSVRIVVRGGNLERLINELAKEGIEIWDVRSLPERRMEMNVQLSDYFSLRPLLKRTGCRMSVKRRSGVPFLLARLWRRKIFVAGFALFIAIIFTLSSLVWDIEVQGNENISTEDVLRAAREEGIYPFQWILRLQKQDKLSAELTRKLAGSSWVGVSRSGTRITIQVVEATRPKEQELRSPSHLVSSSDAVITQIYSERGQPQVKKHDRVRKGQVLIAGIQGNEFVVAKGEIKGIVWHEYNIEVPLVRKQNVYTGEKKERGYLFFGKTAVQITGYGRPGFAEFQTLSELDPLTWRSWKLPVGWMSEKLLETTEIQLKLSAEQAKQDGIDRALRDIYAKQGVESKIVSQKILHEKTDNGKVYMKVLFEVEQNIAEDLPIVYDQGE
- the yqfC gene encoding sporulation protein YqfC, encoding MSQLSRKIRKWAVEALDLPGDLVFDLPRLTMIGNKQLLVENHKGVVHFSPEELHLELKQGVLRVEGAELVIKAIMPEEVIIEGRISGIKYHGVEE